The Penaeus vannamei isolate JL-2024 chromosome 13, ASM4276789v1, whole genome shotgun sequence genome window below encodes:
- the LOC113803650 gene encoding uncharacterized protein, with protein MGCAEFPKLSEWKGPIYTHGFAVESVVSSPPASQHLLTTTMMQILMLFALAGAALANAINGEEVVTLTYSDALVDGGATMDVHINPVEETIRFHMEEQGNLGDVDTIEDYSVGFAASRVQEEEACFIRKLSGTLEEASAEAHRLASAGPQTNQGSEEVLAIPADDAEEWAGSRIIEHCGDFPIYKLVKTEEDVEAENALMASSSSSDNALETRQTSVSFRRCFFFFFIFKCITTTITVPTGTTIVFFFFG; from the exons ATGGGATGTGCTGAGTTCCCGAAACTTTCTGAGTGGAAAGGACCTATATATACTCACGGATTCGCTGTGGAGAGCGTCGTGTCTTCTCCTCCGGCCTCTCAACACCTACTAACAACC ACCATGATGCAGATTCTGATGCTGTTTGCCCTCGCTGGCGCCGCTCTCGCCAATGCTATTAATGGGGAAGAG GTCGTGACCCTGACTTACTCTGACGCCCTTGTGGATGGTGGAGCGACCATGGACGTCCACATTAACCCGGTGGAAGAGACCATCCGCTTCCACATGGAGGAGCAAGGGAATCTCGGCGATGTGGATACCATTGAGGACTACAGCGTG gGTTTCGCTGCCAGCCGCGTGCAGGAGGAGGAAGCATGTTTCATTAGGAAGCTCAGTGGTACTCTGGAGGAAGCCTCAGCTGAAGCACACAGG CTGGCATCAGCGGGTCCTCAGACGAACCAAGGAAGCGAGGAAGTCTTGGCCATCCCTGCCGACGACGCTGAAGAATGGGCAGGTTCTCGCATCATCGAACACTGCGGAGACTTCCCTATCTATAAGCTGGTGAAGACAGAAGAGGATGTGGAAG CCGAGAACGCCCtcatggcctcctcctcctcctcggacaaCGCCCTCGAGACCCGCCAAACCTCCGTCTCCTTCCGcaggtgtttcttcttcttcttcatcttcaagtgcatcaccaccaccatcaccgttcCGACCGGCACgaccatcgtcttcttcttcttcggctaa